One window from the genome of Thermus islandicus DSM 21543 encodes:
- a CDS encoding ABC transporter permease has product MQGLRVRLWQAGLFLGFLGLWEGASRARWIDPFFFSRPSEIVQRVFRWFAEGEIYRHLWITSLEVLLTFLIGTLLGVVMGLWLALFPGVSAVLDPYIKALNAIPRIVLAPIFTLWFGLGVLSKVALGVTLVFFVAFFNTYQGVKEVSPVVLANARLLGAGGGQLLRHVYLPSAASWIFSSLRTSIGFAVIGAVVGEYLGAAAGLGYLIAQAEGVFDTTGVFAGMAVLMAFVLILDALVGAVERRLLVWRPGGEGGKG; this is encoded by the coding sequence ATGCAGGGGCTTAGGGTTAGGCTTTGGCAGGCAGGGCTTTTCCTCGGTTTCCTGGGGCTTTGGGAGGGGGCTTCTCGGGCCCGCTGGATTGACCCCTTTTTCTTCTCGCGCCCCTCGGAGATTGTCCAGCGGGTCTTCCGCTGGTTTGCCGAAGGGGAGATCTACCGCCACCTCTGGATCACCTCCTTGGAGGTGCTCCTCACCTTCCTCATCGGCACCCTCCTAGGGGTGGTCATGGGGCTCTGGCTCGCCCTCTTCCCCGGGGTCTCAGCCGTTTTGGACCCCTACATCAAGGCCCTGAACGCCATCCCCCGGATTGTCCTCGCCCCGATCTTCACCCTCTGGTTCGGCCTCGGCGTCCTCTCCAAGGTAGCCCTGGGGGTGACCCTGGTCTTCTTCGTGGCCTTCTTCAACACCTACCAGGGGGTGAAGGAGGTGAGCCCGGTGGTCCTGGCCAACGCCAGGCTCCTCGGGGCGGGCGGGGGCCAGCTCCTCCGCCACGTTTACCTCCCTTCGGCGGCAAGCTGGATTTTCAGCTCCTTGAGGACCTCCATCGGCTTTGCCGTAATCGGGGCAGTGGTGGGGGAGTACCTGGGCGCGGCGGCCGGGCTCGGCTACCTCATCGCCCAGGCCGAGGGGGTCTTTGACACCACAGGGGTCTTTGCGGGCATGGCGGTACTCATGGCGTTCGTCCTAATCCTGGACGCCCTGGTGGGGGCCGTGGAGCGGCGGCTCCTCGTCTGGCGCCCAGGAGGGGAAGGAGGTAAGGGATGA
- a CDS encoding ABC transporter substrate-binding protein codes for MRRAAFMFLVFLAVFALAQAGPPKRVVLGVGGKTAVVYLPLTVVERLGFFKEEGLDVVIQDLQAGSRALQALIGGSVEVTMGFYDHTIQMQAQGRDIVAFVEVGRYPAIVLAVRSDLADEVKGIADLKGRKVGVSAPGSSTHFFLNYLLVKNGLKPQDVSAIGIGTGAQVVAAVQNKQVDAISNVEPAITFLEERGLIKVLADTRSAAGARAVLGGEYPAAVLYTTRAWLERNPDTAQKLVNAMVRGLRWMQGKSPEEIAQVLPEEYFLGDKALYLKVLRNSLGSFSPTGRFSDTAPLRPLTVLSAFDPNVARAKIDLKRTYTNQFVDRVPK; via the coding sequence ATGAGGCGTGCGGCGTTCATGTTCCTGGTGTTTTTGGCGGTCTTCGCCCTGGCCCAGGCTGGGCCCCCAAAGCGGGTGGTCCTGGGCGTGGGAGGGAAGACGGCGGTGGTCTACCTGCCCCTCACCGTGGTGGAGCGGCTGGGGTTTTTCAAGGAGGAGGGCTTGGACGTGGTGATCCAGGACCTGCAGGCGGGCTCCCGGGCCCTCCAGGCTCTCATTGGGGGTAGCGTGGAGGTGACCATGGGCTTTTACGACCACACCATCCAGATGCAGGCCCAGGGGCGGGACATTGTGGCCTTCGTGGAGGTGGGCCGCTACCCGGCCATCGTCCTCGCCGTGCGCTCGGACCTGGCGGACGAGGTTAAGGGGATCGCGGACCTCAAGGGGCGCAAGGTGGGCGTCTCGGCCCCCGGGAGTTCCACCCACTTCTTCCTCAACTATCTCCTGGTGAAAAACGGCCTCAAGCCCCAGGACGTCTCCGCCATTGGCATCGGGACTGGAGCCCAGGTGGTGGCCGCGGTGCAGAACAAGCAGGTGGACGCCATCTCCAACGTGGAGCCCGCCATCACCTTCCTGGAGGAGCGGGGCCTCATCAAGGTTCTCGCCGACACCCGCTCGGCGGCGGGGGCCCGGGCCGTGTTGGGCGGGGAGTACCCAGCTGCAGTCCTCTACACCACCCGGGCCTGGCTGGAGAGAAACCCTGATACCGCCCAGAAGCTGGTGAACGCCATGGTGCGGGGCCTTCGTTGGATGCAGGGCAAAAGCCCTGAGGAGATCGCCCAGGTCCTCCCGGAGGAGTACTTCCTGGGGGACAAGGCCCTCTACCTCAAGGTGCTCAGGAACTCCCTGGGCTCCTTTTCCCCCACGGGCCGCTTCAGCGACACCGCCCCCTTGAGGCCCCTCACCGTGCTCTCCGCCTTTGACCCGAACGTGGCCCGGGCCAAGATTGACCTCAAGCGGACCTACACCAACCAGTTCGTGGACCGGGTGCCGAAGTGA
- a CDS encoding LysM peptidoglycan-binding domain-containing M23 family metallopeptidase has product MAPGETLFSIARRYGTSPEALARLNGLQDPDRLRVGQVLWVRPRVEVALPRGRALYLAPVQGRAFGLWVEGYREGRAWFLGASYPLFPEGTGLFGLLPVGALVEPGVYPLRLLLDGEGVEVPVRVAPGEYGREVLALSPALEALLKDPGLKAEREKVVGACPKAGPLRLTAPFQKPLSGRTTSPFGVRRQYGTLFTSYHEGLDFAAPEGTPVRAVAGGRVVLSERLKVRGEAVVVAHGAGLCTGYWHLAARRVRVGEEVAAGQVLGLLGSTGLSTGPHLHLEVRLFGVPVDPAPFFAGLPFP; this is encoded by the coding sequence GTGGCCCCCGGGGAGACCCTGTTCTCCATCGCCAGGCGCTACGGCACCTCCCCCGAGGCCCTCGCCCGCCTCAACGGGCTGCAGGATCCGGACCGCCTCCGGGTAGGGCAGGTGCTTTGGGTGCGCCCTCGGGTGGAGGTGGCCTTGCCGCGGGGGCGGGCCCTTTACCTAGCCCCGGTCCAGGGCCGGGCCTTTGGCCTGTGGGTGGAGGGGTATCGGGAGGGCCGGGCCTGGTTTCTAGGGGCCTCCTACCCCCTCTTCCCCGAAGGGACGGGGCTTTTCGGTCTCTTGCCGGTGGGGGCCTTGGTGGAGCCAGGGGTATACCCCTTGCGGCTCCTTTTGGACGGGGAGGGGGTGGAGGTGCCCGTACGGGTGGCCCCGGGGGAGTACGGTAGGGAGGTCCTGGCCCTTTCCCCAGCCCTCGAGGCCCTCCTCAAGGACCCGGGGCTCAAGGCAGAGCGGGAGAAGGTGGTGGGGGCTTGCCCCAAGGCGGGCCCCTTACGCCTTACCGCCCCGTTCCAGAAGCCCCTCTCGGGGCGCACCACGAGCCCCTTCGGCGTGCGTCGGCAGTACGGCACCCTCTTCACCTCCTACCACGAGGGCCTGGACTTCGCTGCCCCGGAGGGCACCCCGGTGCGGGCGGTGGCCGGGGGGAGGGTGGTTCTCTCCGAGCGGCTCAAGGTCCGGGGCGAGGCGGTGGTGGTGGCCCACGGGGCGGGGCTTTGCACCGGGTACTGGCACCTGGCCGCGAGAAGGGTCAGGGTGGGGGAGGAGGTGGCGGCCGGGCAGGTGCTGGGGCTTCTCGGGAGCACAGGCCTTTCCACCGGGCCGCACCTCCACCTGGAGGTGCGCCTCTTTGGGGTGCCCGTGGACCCCGCCCCCTTCTTCGCCGGCCTACCCTTCCCCTAG
- a CDS encoding class I SAM-dependent RNA methyltransferase — protein MRALTVEKLVPGGYGLARTEEGAVLVRGGLPGEVVRGRPVRRRGALFLEEVEVLSPRPDRYPHPLPPTADLPLVYEAQLPLKAGLVQEALARIARLDFALSPIRPSPRATGYRTAAQYARHPLGGLAYRLPESQVLFPLGEDPLVAEPLAWALALLQTWPLPVEEVALRGSLLQGRVLLGLIGGVPEALKRPAKALVREGFAGVVWAEPSPRGRFRGRVRPLQGETTLLEAFGPLVATVSVESFSQVNPLAAGFLLEEAQGLVSGGKRALELYAGSGLLSLLLAPRYLEVVAVEISKEAVRRGEADRKRLGAENVRFLRADAREAQGLGRFDLVVVDPPRGGLSPEVRAYLLKTRPEEVLYIACDPATWARDVGVLVQGGYRLAFARPYDFFPFTHHVEVLSLLRLGEG, from the coding sequence GTGAGGGCGCTCACCGTGGAGAAGCTGGTCCCAGGCGGGTACGGCCTGGCCCGCACGGAGGAGGGGGCGGTCCTGGTGAGGGGCGGGCTTCCTGGGGAGGTGGTGCGGGGCAGGCCCGTGCGCCGGAGGGGAGCCCTCTTCCTGGAAGAGGTGGAGGTCCTCTCCCCCCGCCCCGACCGCTACCCCCACCCCCTCCCCCCCACCGCCGACCTGCCCCTGGTCTACGAGGCCCAGCTCCCCCTGAAGGCGGGCCTGGTGCAGGAGGCCTTGGCCCGGATCGCCCGGCTGGACTTTGCCCTAAGCCCCATCCGCCCCTCCCCCAGGGCCACGGGCTACCGCACCGCGGCCCAGTACGCCCGCCACCCCTTGGGGGGGCTCGCCTACCGTCTTCCCGAAAGCCAAGTCCTCTTCCCCCTGGGCGAGGACCCCCTGGTGGCCGAGCCCTTGGCCTGGGCCCTGGCCCTACTCCAGACCTGGCCCCTCCCCGTGGAGGAGGTGGCCCTCAGGGGAAGCCTCCTCCAGGGCCGGGTGCTCCTCGGCCTCATCGGAGGGGTTCCGGAGGCCCTGAAGCGGCCCGCTAAGGCCTTGGTGCGGGAGGGCTTCGCCGGAGTGGTCTGGGCCGAGCCCTCTCCCCGGGGGCGCTTCCGGGGAAGGGTGCGCCCCCTCCAGGGGGAAACCACCCTCCTCGAGGCCTTCGGTCCCCTCGTGGCCACGGTGAGCGTGGAGAGCTTCAGCCAGGTGAATCCCCTGGCGGCGGGTTTCCTCCTGGAGGAGGCCCAAGGCCTTGTCTCGGGAGGGAAGAGGGCCTTAGAGCTCTACGCCGGCTCGGGGCTCCTTTCCCTCCTCCTCGCCCCCCGCTACCTTGAGGTGGTGGCGGTGGAGATCAGCAAGGAGGCGGTGCGCCGGGGGGAAGCCGACCGGAAGCGGCTCGGCGCCGAGAACGTCCGCTTCCTCCGTGCCGACGCCCGGGAGGCCCAAGGCCTGGGGCGGTTTGACCTGGTGGTGGTGGACCCCCCTCGAGGCGGGCTCTCCCCGGAAGTGCGGGCCTACCTCCTAAAGACCCGGCCCGAGGAGGTCCTCTACATCGCCTGCGACCCCGCCACCTGGGCCCGGGACGTGGGGGTTCTGGTCCAGGGAGGGTACCGCCTGGCCTTCGCCCGGCCCTACGACTTCTTCCCCTTCACCCACCACGTGGAGGTCCTCTCCCTCCTCCGGCTAGGGGAAGGGTAG
- a CDS encoding response regulator, translating to MIRVLLADDHALFRQGLKSLLEAEGDFRVVGEAKDGWEALRHALEAKPDVILMDIQMPGLDGVQATQAILEEWPQAKVIILTMYRQDAYVFEAVKAGARGYLLKDVDAKALIEAIRRVHAGEVLLDAELAGRIIQDFRAKKEASAPLNAELTEREVQILKLLAQGYTNLEIASELGLSEKTVRNRLSEIFQKLHLNNRTQAALYAIREGLAQPDPED from the coding sequence GTGATCCGGGTGCTCTTAGCGGACGACCACGCCCTCTTCCGCCAGGGGCTCAAGAGCCTGTTGGAGGCGGAGGGGGATTTCCGGGTGGTGGGGGAGGCCAAGGACGGCTGGGAGGCCCTGAGGCACGCCCTCGAGGCCAAACCCGACGTGATCCTCATGGACATCCAGATGCCGGGCCTGGACGGGGTCCAGGCCACCCAGGCCATCCTCGAGGAGTGGCCCCAGGCCAAGGTCATCATCCTCACCATGTACCGCCAGGACGCCTATGTCTTTGAGGCGGTAAAGGCCGGGGCGAGGGGCTACCTCCTGAAGGACGTGGACGCCAAGGCGCTTATAGAGGCCATCCGAAGGGTGCATGCGGGGGAGGTCCTCCTGGATGCGGAGCTTGCCGGGCGCATCATCCAGGACTTCCGGGCCAAGAAGGAGGCGAGCGCCCCTTTAAACGCCGAGCTCACCGAGCGGGAGGTCCAGATCCTGAAGCTTCTGGCCCAGGGCTACACCAACCTGGAGATCGCCTCCGAGCTCGGACTCTCCGAAAAGACCGTGCGCAACCGCCTATCGGAAATCTTCCAGAAGCTTCACCTCAATAACCGCACTCAGGCCGCGCTCTACGCTATCCGCGAGGGGTTAGCCCAGCCCGATCCGGAAGACTAG